Genomic segment of Xenopus laevis strain J_2021 chromosome 4S, Xenopus_laevis_v10.1, whole genome shotgun sequence:
tttgcatttgaatTAAACAGAACCATCATTTCAGAGTTTCTATTATTGCTCCTTGCTATTTTTACTCTACAGTCTATTGGTCCACATATGGTACAAAAAACGATGGCTTTCTTGACCAATATCTGATAACAATTATACAGGCAGGCAGATACTACTGGCTGAGAATAGATTTGGGCTGCAGACCAGTCTGCTGAAACCCTATCCATGTGATCCATGGGCCAAATTTCGCTTTGCACCTAAATCAGTTAAACTTATGCTGGAAGtaaattttgtctgttttttagTAGCAGACTCAGATAGAAGATTCTATATAttgctgcttgtttttttttttttttttccttcttatgtTTATGTCATACTGAACAGTTACAGCCAAAAAAAGACTCACATGAGGGAATGTGATTTTTCTCAATGCAGCTTCATAAGATTTTACTTCTATCTTCTCCATAAGGGAACGTATAACAAGATGACCTTCTACACCTAAGAGAAAAGGTGATTAAATACTGAATAAGAACATAACAGTCAGCATTTAAAGGTGGGAAGTGTGTGTACCTCCGGATATGATGGCGGTACTGCTGTGTGCCACTGCTCTTACATCATGTGTATGATAGCGGAACGGCTTGGTGCGCACCCACTGTCTCTCACATTCACCTGCCTTCGAAGCTATATGTTGAAACTGGAAGACAACACCTTCAGCAGTGCCCACCACCAAGCTGTCTTCTGCCTGTCACACAATAGGTGCAATAAATATATCGGTGGGAACATCATCTAAGATATATGACAAAATTGTCTGCATTACCTTTGACACTGCAAGTGACAGGATGTCACAGTTAGCCACTGAATGTGTATGAATCAGTGTCCCTTTCTCTAAATCCCAGAACTGGAGTTTCCCTGAAGAATCCACACTGATAATATCTCCATTGGATAATACTGCCACACTCCACACCACACATTCACGTCTCTGTCCAGCTAATGGCCGGCTATCAAGCTTCAGGACATGCTCTAGGTGACCTTGGATGATATggacacaaaataatttacattgtAAGTTCTACGGAGCAGGGAAAACCTTCCTCCTTTGTCTCTAAGTATGTCACTTAatctttgtatgtactgtatttattgcacTATTGTGccctgtttttttcttaaatttttattatattgtaaaaaatgtatagtaCTGTGTATACCAGTAGCACCAAATTgagttatatacatatacatttttggccCTATGCTTCACAAGGAATTATTGGATCTGGGTAGGGCAGCTATTAATGACAAGAAAACGCTTAAAGGGTAAGtcaaccccaaataaaaaatttgcctaataaaagaacatATTATTCCAAGCAATTtgcaaatatacattcattacacattttctatggtttttaatttatttctatatatgtattgctgttgaaagcagtgtttgtctgtcccgtTCTATTCTCTGCCTTGATGGCTAAGATACAATATAAGACTATAAGATtaacagctgattaacagacctgactttgctggggaaccaagacttttgcaacattgtttaaaaagtaacaagcagaagttaagcaaatgctgattttaatagcaaacatttttacaaataactttaaaagcacttaaaaaatttaataaacgtgtaatagaaagttgcttagaattatgttttcttttattaggcaaatgtttattttggggttgaatgaaaatcttcatagtcatactattaaatgctgttcttagatctaccaggcagctgttatcttgtgtttgggagccgTACtctgtggttaccttcccattattctgttgttggactgctgggggggggggtaatataactccaacttgcagtacagcagtaaagagtgactgaagtttatcagagtacaagtcacatgactgagggcttctgggaaactgaaaatatgtctagccccatgtcagatttcaaaattaaatataaaaaaaaactgtttgctcttttgagaaacggattgcagtgcattattaactgatgcgttttgtaaaaaacatggaCTGCCCATTTACACCTACCAGAGGAggctttaaaaacttgaatcttgtTGACAGAGCCAGTGACAATGTGAGTACCAAGGGGGTGCCAAGCAACACAGAGTAAACGACCTTTAAAGATGAATGGACATAAATTACTCTTGTAAATATAAGCTGAAACATTAAAAGCTGTCAGTGTGCAATTAGCACCAATTCCTCACCTTTCTGTCGGTCCAAGTTCCTTTCAAACTTAATATGGTCAGTTGTAATGCTGAACAACTTAACAGAGCCATCCTCACAGCTCACCTGCAGGATACAGAAAAATCATGACATGACAGGAACTAAAAAAACTGCCTGCAAATTTGCACTACATATAGGTTTCATAAATAGAGGCCTCAATATAAGATTTTCTTTTCATAGAAGACGAATTTCTTATAGAAcggtagcattttttttttaagtttgtaaaGAAGACGTTACAAGTTAGGTGCTTGCACTTACCGCAAGATGTGTACTGCAGGCATTAGCTGCAATATTCCATATGGGACCACCATATGCATCCAGTGTGTATTTAACACAAAGTTTCTCAAGGTCATACTCTATAATCTCTCCATTCAGACCAGCAGTGAAAAGTCTATTACCAGCTGCCCAGCATATTGACTCTATGGATCTACTCTCATCACCAGGAATCACCTACAACGCTGGAAAATAAAACAAGTCACTAAATCGCCATGCTTGATCCAGTACATAGTGCCGACCTGAGGATATATCCCGGCGCAGTTTTTTAATACATAAGCAGATCGGGGGGGTGCAACTGCACCTTCTACACTAGCAGAGACTCAATTCCAAttccaaattaaatttttgctcttaaagggaatataaagtcaaaaaatgtaattcctttaaCGGGTCAACTgtctaaaaataaacctattgtcaatatacttccattaaaaattctgtacctttttcataaaaattacGATTATCTGCTCTCTAGCTCCCCCTTCTCTCTATGCGCACAGATTTCAGCCTGCATGAATTCCAACATGGCGGGCCGGCCCCGTGGCTGCTTTACTTCAAGATAAGAGATACTTTGGGTTAATTTATCTCTTCGTTCCTAAAGCTGACCTCCATGACAACTCCACATGCTTTCCCTGATACTACAGAACTCGGAGGAGGGGAGATTGTTTTGAAGTACAGCAGCCACGGGCCGGCCCGCCATGTTGAGGAATTCATGCAGGCTGAAGTCCATGCGCATAGAGAGAAGGGGAGGCTGGAGCGCAgataatcatgatttttatgaaaaaggtacaaaaattttaatggaagtatattgacaataagtttatttttagacagtggacctgttaaaggaatttcattttttgactttacatcccctttaaagttaccagaagtggatttttgcagcccctggtaacttgcaggaCACTGTCATCTGAGATAAGATTATCAACTCGCCTAATGGCAGCAGGTCCCCTGTAAGGGCAACTAAATATCTACATCCATGTCTGTGAAGACAACATACCTTTTCCTGGTAGTAAAAAGAGGAAAAACTGAAAACTTCCACAGAACCATCATTTCGAGCAAGGGCCAACTTGTTGGTATCTTCTGCAAAGGCCATACAACGCACTCCAGATGGGACATAGTCAAAGAACCGGACACAGTGGACCTTAAACTCCCCCATGTCTAGAGGTAACAAAACAAGGGACATCTGATAAACAGTGCTTTCTCTTAATCCATATAGCAGCtatttatactttaaaataaaCACATGTTAGAAGGTTATATCCGAGAGGCCACACAGAGAATGCCGGACACAAAatcccatatacaggtatgggacctgttatccaaaatgcttgggacctgatgctttccagataaggaatatttttgtaatttttatctccatactttgtcaactagaaaaatcattaaaacatatcttagtctggatcaagtacaaggtgctgttttattattacagagaaaaaggaaatcatttttaaaaatttggattctttgtttagaattaagtctatgggagacggccttcctgtaattcgttgctttctggataataagttttTTGTGTGTGATGTATTATTTTGTTTGCATGGTTCATGAATGTGTGGTGTAAGtgccactggggcagggactgctgAGAggtatgtataatctctgtaatgttAGCACTAACTAGAAAGAGagatttatataaaacataataacaaCCAGCATCAGGGTTGCCAGattggcgggtttccagccaaattgggctactgatttaaagcccaggtgggttttgaaagtagcataagaaaaaaatatcccaaagctGCAGCTAGAGGTGCAACATTCATATAGTTACTCAGTATATTTTAAGGTAAAGTTCACCCGGAGCTCCCCCCCAAagtaaagttaaaatacatttaataagaaAAGAATCCATATAAAGCGGAGAATTACTTAAACAGGGGGTCTCACTACTGTGACTATATTATTAGGTAAAACACACTTTCTGtattccaaatttaaaatacatacacacattaaaaaacTGGACATATCAGCAAGGTGTTAGGTGTAGCATCAATCCATTTGTTTAACTAAAGGTAAATATAATAACACATTTAATTGAGTGCCCGGGTACTGTTAGGGATTCAAAAAAGATTCCCATACAAATAATGCTAGTAGGTGATAAGTATTGTTCAATCAGAAATGTATGCCCAATGCCCCAGTTGccttttgaaagtacaaactagccaaggtacggatttgggctactttttgggcctttggctggtttgtactttggaaaccagccaaagttgttTCTTGCCCTAacgtgccaagcctgcgtctcccaatgcacgttgggtaatgtagtttttggtTAACAATTttccgactgccaagtttaatgtaaaactacaatacccagcatgcaatggacTGACctgtgtagaagttgggagttaccatATTTTGGCCTCTGcaccccagtctcctgtcacccttaagcattcaagtttttttcggcgACTTTTCTcgatttcagacaattttggggcaaaaatctgctggccaccaaaatgtataatttgaaaaagtcgtattttcacatatattcatttattttttagactttttttttcactgcacatattgtgctatttttgggctacatttgaaatgcctcttggctagttttgggctggttttgtagcggactttggctggtttttgtaGTGAACTTATGCTGGTTTTGTGGCTGGTTTTTGTAgcggactttggctggtttttgtaGCTGGTTTTTGTAGCGGACTTGTGGCTGGTTTTTGTAGCGGACTTGTGGCTGGTTTTTGTAGCGGACTTGTGGCTGGTTTTTGTAGCGGACTTGTGGCTGGTTTTTGTAGCGGACTTGTGGTTGGTTTTTGTAGCGGACTTGTGGCTGGTTTTTGTAgcggactttggctggttttgtcgctgactttggctggttttgtcgctgactttggctggtttttgtaGCGGGCTTTGGCTGGTTTTTGTAGCGGGCTTTGGCGGGCTTTGGCTGGTTTTTGTAGCGGGCTTTGGCTGGTTTTTGTAGCGGGCTTTGGCTGGTTTTTGTAGCGGGCTTTGGCTGGTTTTTGTAGCGGGCTTTGGCTGGTTTTTGTAGCGGGCTTTGGCTGGTTTTTGTAGCGGGCTTTGGCTGGTTTTTGTAGCGGGCTTTGGCTGGTTTTTGTAGCGGGCTTTGGCTGGTTTTTGTAGCGggctttggctggttttgtagcgggctttggctggtttttgtagcggactttggctggtttttgtagcggactttggctggtttttgtagcggactttggctggtttttgtagcggactttggctggtttttgtagcggactttggctggtttttgtagaggactttggctggtttttgtagaggactttggctggtttttgtagaggactttggctggttttgtcgctgattttggctggttttgtagcgGACTTTGACTGGTTTTGTCGCTGGTTTTGTAGCGGACTTTGGCCGGTTTTGTCgcggactttggctggttttaaaaactagaccAGGCAACCCTTCTACACATGGGGAATAATGCTCTGTGTCTAGGATTCTGAAGCAGATAATACACTCCCAACTAAACCAACATACTTCACATTTACAGTAGTGTGAAAGAAAACACTACATACAGCATGTATAATCCTGAGACTATCCcaacaataaaaaagtaaagCTCAGGAGCTAATGGTGGACAGGTGCTCTATAAAGTTTCGCTGTGTAGCTGGAGACAACTGGCACAATAAATCACACAAAGCTCTTTACACATGAACATGTAGACGCGGAGTTTATAGAGAAAGTGTGAAGATGTGCTTAAACTCAGTACCTGATTCTAACCGGGCTAAACTCACGCGTTTTCTCTTCCTTCACGTGGATTCCATAGGCAACCGGAGCCGGAACTGCGTAGTATTGCTAATCCCGCCCCTGTGTGGGCTGCCGCCAGATTCAGAATCCTGTCCTGTATCCCAAACGGAGCGTGGAATTGTTAGTGAGAGGAGCTTGTGTAGCGCATTTGAGCTCGGGAACATGGTGCAGATACTGGTGTCCCGGTGAGTCGGTGCTGCTGCTGAGGCAACACTGAGTGACATTCGTCCCGCTCTCAGTCTCTCATAATGTATCATCTGACACTGACACAATGGAACCACCCAGCCAGAGATAAACGTGAGCCGGTTGTACTTCTAATGCTGAGATATACAGGGGAATTACACTTTTCTGTcacaaataatccaattattaACTAATTAACTTTTACTGTGTAGACAGTGCTATTCtcacacaatttgcaatttattatttatggtttttaattgatttaacttGTAATTCAGCAGATCTCCTGTTGAAGTTaaacaatctgattgctagggttcgAAACACCCTAGCAACCCTGCTCGAATAAGGAACTGGAAAACatgtacatttgtagccttacagagcatttgtttttggatggggtcagtgaccccatttccTCAtatgaaagccggaaagagtcagaagaagaagacaaatcattccAAAGCTATAAAAGAGATcttacttaaaggcaaaccacttCTTCAATGTTGAGAAAAcgagttaaaggggtagttcaccttccaaacaacttttttcagtttagttgttttccgattgttccccagaaataaatgacttttttcaattactttccactatttattttttacagtttttacaaaatctaagtttaaagttgaatgttcgtgtctctggtgtttgagtctggcagctcagtaattcaggtgcagattctgaacttttacaattttgcaacatttagttgatacatctctcagcagcatctctggagtattagcaactattgtatcaagtctagcagctgcctgtaatgaaacccagagattctgctcagcagggacaaagataagaaatgtatcaactaaatatatccatttagaacagtttacacttttacagggtcggcgacccccctctcgGAGCCTCTTTCaaaggtaaaaaatgacactttacacataaatattagaaaaccagtcacacatagaaaatagaaagtaattggaaaaagtcattatttctggtgatctatctgaaaccagctgtttgaaggtgagccacccctttaagggttaggccacactgggcgttttggggagatttggtcgcctggcgaccaatcgccttgtctttgcggcgaccaatcccCCCAAGCGCCTTCCCTGACtttgcaccggctaaaatgaaaaaaaaaaaacgcaggcgCTACTGTTCTTTACTGTTGAGGCTGGC
This window contains:
- the utp4.S gene encoding U3 small nucleolar RNA-associated protein 4 homolog isoform X2, which codes for MGEFKVHCVRFFDYVPSGVRCMAFAEDTNKLALARNDGSVEVFSFSSFYYQEKVIPGDESRSIESICWAAGNRLFTAGLNGEIIEYDLEKLCVKYTLDAYGGPIWNIAANACSTHLAVSCEDGSVKLFSITTDHIKFERNLDRQKGRLLCVAWHPLGTHIVTGSVNKIQVFKASSGHLEHVLKLDSRPLAGQRRECVVWSVAVLSNGDIISVDSSGKLQFWDLEKGTLIHTHSVANCDILSLAVSKAEDSLVVGTAEGVVFQFQHIASKAGECERQWVRTKPFRYHTHDVRAVAHSSTAIISGGVEGHLVIRSLMEKIEVKSYEAALRKITFPHYHLVSSAQKAGQLLFQFPEHLELWQLGNTDISDGDVLPVKKKQELILKLKRKGSESIRCSSVSHCGSWICYATSSQLYLYRLQYEKESVSLSRVHKLPQLPSAALKLLFSPNSKRLYVGSEGGCVHVMEISDGTCKLGPTLQPPSESTNRSLSSVHLMAASMNGSYLAVAAPSSQIDVYNTQLMKLMEFNIAQRQYTEWGRRVLKNGLHRDWLERDTPILDICFNPSRPEDILMHDNYMFCVLDKSLPLPDDKTPLLNQITIKHLSESEQKSRAHAFKITKRFQPLMFMDLLSNGDLVLVERPFSDIVANLPPPMKQKKFGT
- the utp4.S gene encoding U3 small nucleolar RNA-associated protein 4 homolog isoform X1; its protein translation is MGEFKVHCVRFFDYVPSGVRCMAFAEDTNKLALARNDGSVEVFSFSSFYYQEKVIPGDESRSIESICWAAGNRLFTAGLNGEIIEYDLEKLCVKYTLDAYGGPIWNIAANACSTHLAVSCEDGSVKLFSITTDHIKFERNLDRQKGRLLCVAWHPLGTHIVTGSVNKIQVFKASSGHLEHVLKLDSRPLAGQRRECVVWSVAVLSNGDIISVDSSGKLQFWDLEKGTLIHTHSVANCDILSLAVSKAEDSLVVGTAEGVVFQFQHIASKAGECERQWVRTKPFRYHTHDVRAVAHSSTAIISGGVEGHLVIRSLMEKIEVKSYEAALRKITFPHYHLVSSAQKAGQLLFQFPEHLELWQLGNTDISGTDGDVLPVKKKQELILKLKRKGSESIRCSSVSHCGSWICYATSSQLYLYRLQYEKESVSLSRVHKLPQLPSAALKLLFSPNSKRLYVGSEGGCVHVMEISDGTCKLGPTLQPPSESTNRSLSSVHLMAASMNGSYLAVAAPSSQIDVYNTQLMKLMEFNIAQRQYTEWGRRVLKNGLHRDWLERDTPILDICFNPSRPEDILMHDNYMFCVLDKSLPLPDDKTPLLNQITIKHLSESEQKSRAHAFKITKRFQPLMFMDLLSNGDLVLVERPFSDIVANLPPPMKQKKFGT
- the utp4.S gene encoding U3 small nucleolar RNA-associated protein 4 homolog isoform X3, which produces MGEFKVHCVRFFDYVPSGVRCMAFAEDTNKLALARNDGSVEVFSFSSFYYQEKVIPGDESRSIESICWAAGNRLFTAGLNGEIIEYDLEKLCVKYTLDAYGGPIWNIAANACSTHLAVSCEDGSVKLFSITTDHIKFERNLDRQKGRLLCVAWHPLGTHIVTGSVNKIQVFKASSGHLEHVLKLDSRPLAGQRRECVVWSVAVLSNGDIISVDSSGKLQFWDLEKGTLIHTHSVANCDILSLAVSKAEDSLVVGTAEGVVFQFQHIASKAGECERQWVRTKPFRYHTHDVRAVAHSSTAIISGGVEGHLVIRSLMEKIEVKSYEAALRKITFPHYHLVSSAQKAGQLLFQFPEHLELWQLGNTDISGTDGDVLPVKKKQELILKLKRKGSESIRCSSVSHCGSWICYATSSQLYLYRLQYEKESVSLSRVHKLPQLPSAALKLLFSPNSKRLYVGSEGGCVHVMEISDGTCKLGPTLQPPSESTNRSLSSVHLMAASMNGSYLAVAAPSSQIDVYNTQLMKYECSVPRYSCPPSALSIHPTTENLVIAYADRVMSLLLF